A part of Bacillota bacterium genomic DNA contains:
- a CDS encoding Na/Pi cotransporter family protein yields the protein MEIVIGLAGGLALFLFGIEQMSEGLQQAAGRRLSNVLSFLTKNTFVGVLSGLILTMLIQSSSATTVMLVGFVKAGLMTLQQTIGPILGANIGTTITVQMVSLKLTDLALPAVALGFVLYFGGKSRRWKLIGESILGFGLLFHGMELMSTSLEPLRNSAVFADIIAQFAQHPMLGVLIGIIGTAIVQSSSAFTAVVLALAMQDLVTLESGVALVLGSNIGTCVTTLLASIGGGVTALRVAVAHLLFNTVGVVLFLLIFNPFTSLVSLTSPVVARQLANAHTLFNVANTLLFLPFVGVFVKFLERIIPGEDEIVERRVKYLDVSALKYPRVSLELAAKEINRMATYTEAMLSGARKAFLEGNRDSIYKVQQSEDLVDMLQEEILEYMSSLLTSNINLSDVESERATGLMMVVNDIERIADHANNIAEFAQVMMDDELKFSEEATAQLTKMFDLVQEMVRLSVQVLANQDKEAAQKIWDIERLVDEMEEEMRQGHMKRMYEGVCIPRAGIVYVEMVTNLERIGDHTTNIADMVLTDQLPASK from the coding sequence ATGGAGATTGTAATTGGACTTGCCGGTGGGTTGGCCCTGTTTCTCTTTGGTATCGAGCAGATGTCCGAAGGCCTGCAACAAGCAGCCGGTCGTCGGTTGAGTAATGTACTTAGTTTCTTGACGAAAAACACCTTTGTCGGCGTGTTGTCAGGTCTTATCCTTACCATGTTGATCCAAAGCAGCAGTGCTACTACGGTGATGCTGGTGGGCTTTGTGAAGGCGGGATTGATGACTTTACAACAGACCATCGGTCCTATCCTTGGGGCTAACATCGGTACCACCATTACGGTCCAGATGGTCTCCCTTAAACTGACAGATCTGGCTTTGCCCGCTGTGGCCCTTGGTTTTGTGTTGTACTTTGGTGGCAAGTCTAGACGGTGGAAACTAATCGGGGAGAGCATCCTTGGGTTTGGTCTTCTTTTCCATGGGATGGAGCTGATGTCCACCAGTCTTGAGCCCCTACGGAATAGTGCTGTATTTGCCGACATCATCGCTCAGTTTGCCCAGCATCCCATGCTGGGGGTCTTGATAGGGATTATCGGTACTGCCATCGTGCAAAGTAGTAGTGCTTTTACCGCAGTGGTGCTGGCTTTGGCCATGCAGGACTTGGTTACCCTGGAGTCCGGTGTTGCGTTGGTGTTGGGAAGCAATATTGGCACCTGTGTCACCACGTTGTTGGCTTCCATTGGAGGCGGCGTGACTGCTTTGCGGGTGGCGGTGGCCCACCTTTTATTTAATACCGTGGGCGTTGTTCTTTTCCTCCTTATCTTCAACCCCTTTACTTCTCTGGTCAGCCTGACCTCTCCAGTGGTGGCGCGGCAGCTGGCCAACGCGCATACCCTCTTTAACGTGGCCAATACCTTGTTGTTCCTGCCCTTTGTTGGGGTTTTTGTGAAGTTTTTGGAGCGCATCATTCCCGGCGAAGACGAGATCGTGGAACGGCGTGTCAAATACCTGGATGTCAGTGCCCTGAAGTATCCCCGGGTTTCCTTGGAACTGGCTGCTAAGGAGATCAACCGGATGGCGACTTATACCGAGGCGATGCTGTCCGGGGCCCGAAAAGCCTTTCTAGAGGGGAACCGCGACTCCATCTACAAGGTGCAGCAGAGTGAGGATCTGGTGGACATGCTCCAAGAGGAGATTCTGGAGTACATGTCTAGTTTGTTGACGAGCAATATAAACCTTTCCGATGTGGAGTCGGAGCGGGCTACCGGTTTAATGATGGTAGTCAATGACATTGAACGAATTGCAGACCATGCCAACAATATTGCGGAATTTGCCCAGGTGATGATGGATGATGAATTGAAGTTCTCCGAAGAGGCCACCGCTCAACTTACGAAGATGTTTGACCTAGTGCAGGAGATGGTACGGCTTAGTGTGCAGGTCTTGGCCAATCAGGACAAGGAAGCCGCGCAGAAAATCTGGGATATTGAACGACTGGTGGACGAGATGGAGGAAGAGATGCGCCAGGGCCATATGAAACGGATGTACGAAGGAGTCTGCATCCCCCGGGCGGGGATTGTCTATGTGGAGATGGTGACGAACCTGGAGCGGATTGGCGACCACACTACAAACATTGCGGATATGGTCCTCACGGACCAATTGCCCGCTTCCAAGTAG